DNA from Mycteria americana isolate JAX WOST 10 ecotype Jacksonville Zoo and Gardens chromosome 19, USCA_MyAme_1.0, whole genome shotgun sequence:
CAGTGAATGAAAGACTCGTCTGTACTTACACAGTGCTTAAATGACAGAGATGCAAATACGCTTGTCAGTTCTTTGCCTAGTGTCACACTGGCAGTCTTGATCTTGTTACTGGGTCTTCTTggtgcatatttttattttttctttggatTAGATCATCTGGGAGCAAAGCAGGACAAGTTTGGGCCCCTGAAGGGTCAACAGCTTTCAAGTGTCTCATCTCAGCCAGGTTCTGTGCAGCTCTCTTAAGCAACATCTCTGATTGTGATGAGACGTTTAACTATTGGGAACCGGTAGGTGGCTTTCTTTCCTTGGAGATACCTGGGATTTTGTAGTTGACCTGTGTAAATGCAGATTTATCTAGAACCTTGTGCTAATCTCTgtgtttcaaagagaaattttcttACTCAAGAATTCAGAGATGGGAAGTGCAAAACTGTCTACTCTGTGCGAtgcatgtttatgtatttatttatttaatctccaTTGTAGACACACTACCTCGTTTATGGAAAGGGGTTTCAGACATGGGAATACTCTCCAGCCTATGCCATCCGCTCCTATGCTTACCTGTGGCTTCATGCCTTACCAGCCTTGTTCCACGCTAGAGTCCTACAAACTAACAAGGTAAATCAGATGTGTGAAAGCTTCTTTTGTGATGAATAAACATGCCTTTAGTCTGTGTTAAACAGCTGCTTTGTTTGCTGTCAGAGGTAAGAGAACTGGTGTTTACAAAACACtaatttatttacaaatactAACCTCCCTGTAAGGATTTGGAAGGGTTTGTGAGCTAACTCAATGGGATCCAAGGAAGAGTGATTGGGAAGTTGCAGGGAAATGCTCCAGGCTCCGGTTTGATTGAGAAGCTGTCCCAGAGGGGCTGGTAGCTCCTTGGCCTTTTGAGTGTGTGCAGGCCTGGAGACAGTTACCTGGCAGCCACAGGCTCTCATTCACCCCTGTGAGTTTCACCCTGATGCTTTAGAAGCCTGTATTGTTTTCTATGCCAGCTATCAGtgactgttttgattttttttcaataaactataaaaaaaaagattagtatTTTGCAAGGGATATTGCAAACTGAACTcacagaaatgtaaaagaaaaagcaccGAATGTGCATTCTGGGTATCTATTGCCATACTTGGCatgtttctgcaaaacagaaaacaaaagagggGTAGTCCTGGTAAGTTCAGCAGGCTGTGTTCATTTTCTGTGTTGTAAAGGACTTCAGTGTTAGATGGCTAGGCCTTGAGCTGCTGGGTTCTTCAGCATCCCTTGGTATGGGATCTGGGTCTACAAGAATAGGCTCATTCACCACGGCCAAACTTGCTCCATCCTGTTCAGAACTTTTGTTCTTGGGACCGCCTTGTTAGTAATAGGTGCATAAGCTTCATTGCAAACCTCATTCAGACTCTGAGTATGTCTCCTAGGTTCTTATCTTCTATTTCCTCCGATGCTTCCTGGCCTTCCTGAGCTGCGTTTGTGAACTCTACTTCTACAAGTGAGTATTAGAAGGTGTCTACAGTGAATGTTTTGGAGCAATGTGAGCAACATATTCAGTTATTGCCACAGGAAGTGCACTCTGAAGCTCATGCATAGATGTGTCTGGTAAATTTGGCTACTTCACAGTGAACCTTGAAAATATGGGTTCTCATGATAACTTAATGAAATATTGGTCAGAATTCCACTGTTAGGACAAAATTTTATTCTCAGATCTGCCACCCACATCTCCACTCCAGCATTTTGTTGGCTACACTCATTTTCTTACTGATGCCAGCAAGCAGGGTGGGAGTGTTGTAAACTGAGCtctgctggaggagaggctggtgctgTGTTTGCTTATGATAGTGGCATTTTAGAGGAATACATTGATTGTTGCTGTCTGTAATGTATCTGCCAATGGTGTTTACATCCACTAAAAGCAGTAGCCTGAACATACAATTATCTTGTCTaagctggatttttatttttacctgctgCCTCTGCATTTGTGACTCTCAAACTATTACCTTCCATGACTTTTCTGTTGGCAATAGTCTGGTTTTAAGAACGTGAGATGTGGCTTATTGCAAGATGGGGTTTTGTGAGGGGTGAAAATCTTAGATAGATTGATGTTGCTACAGCAGTGCAGAATCCCTAAGTTCCTGAGATTTGCACAAGCACAACTCACACTGGTAGAAGCCAAGTCTCTTCTAGAGTTTTGCACTAGTGTAATTTACAAGGATCTGAAATCCCAGGCCAGAGGCAGTCAGGTTGCCTTCAGTGGCTGAGTAATGAGAATCACCCACCTTAAAGCTCTCAGGATGCTCCATGGATTGTTTGTGGTTCTGCATGCATTGGGTACTGTTCTTTTATGTACTGAGGATATTTTTGTGGTCTCTAATTCTCTCTTGCTTCCTTAGGGCTGTGTGCAAGAAGTTTGGGCTACATGTGAGCCGGCTGATGTTGGCCTTCTTAGTACTCAGCACTGGGATGTTTTGCTCATCTGCAGGTAAGTTTGCTTAGCGATGATACTGACAATTACTCTGTCCATAGAAACCAAAGACAGgtccagagagaagaaaatccaCAGCACTAAAATATCTCTGTAGGAATTGTTTGTTGTATTCTGTTGCAGGTATTTCTCATGGCAGGTGTGATGACAGAATAAGTGTTGATTCAAATGATGTTCCCTGCATTACTCTCTTGTATCTTTCCATTTCCAGGGcatgtttgtttctgttgctgcctCCAGTCTCTCTGCAATGGGCTATGCCTTTTAAACAGGGTCTTGGCCTACCTTCCCTGAACATATTTTAATCCAAGGAAGGAGGGTCATATTTTGGCATTGTCATTTGCCTTTGTGTCCTGTCCCCTCTGGCTGGTTGTACTAGCCAACCACTGTAAGACTTATAAAACACCTGCTGTAGGTATTGAGTAAAGTGCAAAGAGAGACTTTGAGCAAAGGTTTTCTGTATTGCATGCATACAGAAACTTAAAGGGAAATACCACAACTTAAAAATGCTGTGATTTCCtattttaccctttttttgtttatggTGAGTGGAGAAAGGACTCCCTTCATTGTTTTTGCAGTGTCTTATGTCTCCTCATTCTTCACTTACTTCCCACCAGTCTCCACCCAGTTGTTTCAGAGACTGTACCCAGTCAGCTCGCATTTTCTGCTGCCACTTGAGCAGGTTCGTTTCATATTTTTCAACCTAGCAGAATATAGAGGGTGCAGCAAGTGTTACAAGCGGTAACCATGGATGCTGTCAACTGGTTACCACTGCTGAGTGCCACTGAGGAAAGAGGCCTTCATACTTAAAGGAAGTATTTCTGGTCttggcagaacaaaaaaaaagaaccctcttttctgctttcactgaaatgaCAGCGTCCAGTATAGCATCCCAGCTCCAATGGAATGAATGAGAGATGATTAGCCTTATCTTGGCCTCGTGCAGCTCTCCCACTGTGGGAAAGCTGTGCTAacccctttctttctttgtgttgcaGCTTTCCTCCCAAGCAGTTTCTGCATGTACACCACGGTGATTGCCATGACTGGCTGGTATATGGACAAGACCTCTGtagcagtgctgggggtggccgCTGGAGCCCTTCTGGGCTGGCCCTTCAGTGCAGCTCTTGGGTAAGGAGAGGAGGGCTCAGGAGTTTTGCACTTTGTCAAATGTTTCTTGCTTGGTTGGGGAGAATGTAGGGGCTGGAGAGCTGGAGGAAGAAACTAGCAGAGACTGAGCTACCAGCCTAGTGCAGGATCATTGCTGCAGGCTTCCATAGcctgatttgtttgcttttgaagaaCTTAGGTTGGGAAGATTTCCTGACCCTAAAATACTGAAAGTAACACCTGGGTTGGATGACTGGAATATGCAGTAGAAGCAGAGCCCAGTGAAGTGATGgttctcttccagctgctgccccACTTTCTTTGAATGGGCAGGAAAACCTGCAGTGGGGAAAGACAAAGCCTCCCATTGATACCTGGTCTCTCTTTCAGACTTCCTATTGCCTTTGACTTGTTGATACTGAAGCAGAGGTGGAAAAGTTTCCTAAACTGGTGTTTGGTGTCATTGATCCTGTTTTTGGTAAGTGCCTGTAACAACTCAGAGAGGGAATGGATTGGGCCTGCAATAGAAGGGGTGGGTTCCGTTAAGAAGATCACATGGAACTTTTGGGTGGTCCAGCCAAAAGCTTCTGGCACTTTAAATAATAGATGCTCTCTTCCAGGTGCCCTTGGTAGTTGTGGACAGCTATTACTATGGGAAGCTGGTAGTTGCACCTCTCAACATTGTTTTATACAATGTCTTCACTTCTCACGGACCTGATCTCTATGGTGAGTTTAAGATAACAAGACAGGAAGGGAGTCGGCGGTTTTCTTGCTACTGTCTTTCTACCGTGACCCACCAGGTCTTGATTGCCAATCCTTTTTCTGACGTACTCTAAAGCAAAAGCAGCCTGCAAGCTCCAAAGGGCTACAGTTTCAGCTTTTTGCCACAGGGTGTCTCTCTCGAGCTGGGAATCCGCAGGCCATTGTCGGATTTCTCCACGCTTGTGAGTTAAGCTGGTTTTGTTCACTTTCAAGTTCTGTAAACCGTCGTGAGATGTCTCAGCGTCACACTAGAGAACTGTTAGTAGCAAACGTGTCTGGATGCTATGCAAGTGCAGTGGGCAGAAatgatatatgtgtgtgtttgtcagCTTTAATTGAGTTCTTGGCTGTTGTTCCTCACAGTCAAGGTGCAGAACCTTGGGATAGTGCGTAACAGTGCAGAATCCATAGTTCTTTCAGCTTACATCAGGTCTGTGCAGACTTCCCGAGTCCATGCTGTGCCTTGGGAATCTCCTTACTTATTGGCAGTGAATGGCCTGGGCTTTGCTGGCAAGCAGAATCTGAGGTTACCATAAAGGCATCTAGTCTGCAGGCAAATCATCTGCCTACGAGGGGTTCCCTAGTACTGGCCATTTAGGATACTGTGTGACCCAAATCTCAGGTCTGAACCTTGATGGCAATgctgtgttgtttgtttgggAGCTGCCACTGCACTAAGTTGTTCATATCATGTACTTCTAGAGCTGAAGAGTAGAAAAGTATTCTATTTCTGGCAGGGCTTCAGATAGACTGGCAGAGGCTTCAGGGAGCTTAGGGTGCAGGGTCCCTGCGTCATCACTGTCATCTGTTTAAGCCCTGTCGAGATATTCTAGGAGGGATTCAGCAGTGGTTAGCAGCAAGGCTTTCTCTGGCAGTGCCCTGCAAGCCATATTTGTTGGTTCATTTGAAGGGCCATTTTGGGTGGTGCTGAGTGGTGATTTGTTACTTGTGCTGTGGCACAGCAGGACAACAGCTGCTTTGCCATGATTCTTCATCTCTGCAGGAAGGTTCTGAAGTCTGTTGCTGTGAATTTTCTGTAAGGAAACTCCAGGCTCTGTCTCTGATAGGTTTTGGCATCGGCTTGTGCCTGACCTTTTCCACACTGGTGCATGAGTTGTTTCCAGAAGCCTCCAGGGACCAGTCTATTCTGAAGTGTTTTATTCATAGTGACATTCATATAACATCCTCAGGCTAGTAAAAGAGCCTGCCTGAAATTGCTCTTTAATGCAATGTGGCCAGGACAATGCTGTGTGTTTAGAGAGCTTCAAAACACTTGGGAAAAATAACACTACCAGGAGAGATGAAAGGCTGGCCAATCCCTCTTGGCTTTGGAGCTGGGATTTCCCAACTTTCACATGATGGGAGCAGGAACTGCTGGAGGTTGCAGAGTCATCAACCCATATCATCTTCAGTGTAAGCAccacagtatttttccttttgcctgcaGACGGAGTTCTGGAGTCAAGGTtcgatttcctttttttttttttttttttttttttttgtctttagcaaTACACTCCATCCTGCATAAATCCAGTCTGCACAATGAATATTTCCCTGGGGTGATTAGGTTTCTACAGCCAAGGGAAAGTAGCTTCTAAGCATATATCCCTAAGCCTGATTCTGAGGCTTAGGGACATTTTTGTGTACATATGTTCTAAGAATACACAATTTGTGACAAAAGTTTTGTCCCACTTCCTGTGATCAGAGCCTTGGCTGTGACTTGCAGTGGGATGGCACTTTGGGAAGCTTTGTTCAGCTTGGGCAGAATGTGCTGGAGCTGTTTATATGACACCTTGCTCTGTTGAGTCCTGGTTCTTAAATAgagtgaaaataaatgaaatgcagaaagcagactgTTTATTATACTAGCACTGAATCAGACTTGCTTAGAATGAGGGCTGTGACTCACAATCAAATTATTGCGGCTTAGTTACTGCTTAACAGCTGAGCTACAGTTCCTGTCTGCATACAGGCTTTCAGCCTGTGACAAACATAGTGGGGGCACCTTAGCTTAAGCCTATTTTACAACTCCTCTGCTTTGTCCTGAGCCACACTCACCATTGCTGTGGTCAAGCTGCAGCATAGTAGCTTGTTAAGTTCTATTAATTTGTGTGTGAGTTTGATTTCTAGAATTGCTCCCGGAGCCTGTCGCAGAGCACAAAAGTTCAAACCAGTTTCTGGCTCAGTGTCTGACAGTGCTTCCAGTTGATTATCCCGATGGAACCATAGTGCCATGAAATGACTGGGTCACAGTGTTCTTCCCATTGTTTTCATCAGTCTCTCTCCTACAGCCCACATCTGCTTAGCTCTAGCACGTGGGATACTTGCAGAAGTTAAATTTTCCGTCATGGTCTGAAGGCAATGCTGTGGAAGCAAGTTCCCATCAGTATTGTGCATGAAGAGTTCTTTAGTGTCCCTCCCTGCTTGAAAGACCATGTTCTGGGCCAGGACTTCTTGTATGCAATggggttgttctttttttatattgcagTTCTTTCTCAGATCACCTTGAGTCGTTGTGGATAAcaagaataaaagcattttgcCCTGGGAGGCATTGAGACTGAATGCCTCTGAATGGGTGAGTCATCACAGTGACCAAGCCTATTGCTTTTTGCCTGGTGTCTGTGAATAATTTAACTTGCCTGTGTAATGCACTGTTCTCctctcatattttttttccccttttttattttttcctcacccAGAGAAGCAAATCCCTCAttggagaaggaggggaggttCCAGTGCTTAGTTCTTCAGGGCAGTTCAGTCACACtgcaaaaaaatctgagaaagtaGCCTTTTTGTTAAAGCTGTGCTTCAGACCAGCTGACTTCTTTATTAGCAGAGTCCCTCAGGACACCTCTGGGCCTTTAAGGCTGTATCTGGATTGTGGAGGAGGTGTGCTTCATGAAGTGTCCTTCATTCCTGAGTCCTAGGCTACCAAATCAGAGACCCGACTAGAGAGAGCCATAGttaatttcctttactttccATAGCAACCAGGGCAGGTAGAAAGGTGACAGTATGGTCCCTGGTACTATCCTTTAAAGATTTGGGACTTGGCTGTGCTATGCAGCTTAACTGTAGCCAGAAAACACTGGAGGGTAACAGTTTGTATCAGTTTAAGAAGCTTTCTATCTCATCCTGGCATCTCCTATGATAATGTGGCTGTTGTTTATAGCAGTGAGAGTGGGGAAGCAGGCTACGGAACCCCGTTCCAGTCCTTTTTTTATATAATGAGGGGCCTTGGTGCTCCACAGAAGTAGTTACTAGAGTGGCCTAACCAGTGCTAACCCTGCTGTAAGTCTTTAGAAACCTGTACTATTGCCTCAGAAGAGAATCTggaggtggcagggctgggaagaaacCAAAGCCCCCTTTACGCACACTTTTTCTAGATGTCCACTGGAAGATTTACAGTGTGATACCCCAGACTGCCTCAGGTTTTCCCTCACAGACATATCCCAGTTAGCAGCCCTGATTTCTAGGAAGGGTAGTACGCTTCAGTCCTAAAATGGTTTGCTTTCTGCACATGTTCAAGGTCTGTCACAGTGATTATTTAGAACTGCAGTCCTTAAATATGGAGAGTCACCAACAGAGTctagagaagaaggaagggacgTTGGCACTATTGCGATATTGCCATACAGATAACTCTGTCATGTCCATCACTTGACATGCTCTTTCAATCTACCGTATTCCATATTCAGCCTTTCACAGGCTGAGGATTGTGCTCATGTGGGACTTGCAAGAATTATGAGGCAGGTGGAGAGACACAGAAGGTGAATTTCTAGTAATTAACTCCCCTAAGGCCCCCTACTCCCCCAAATCCAAATCTGTAATTGCTATTTGCTTTCAGTGCTAATAGATAAAGGTTTCCTAAATGAACCTCAGTTGCTTGGACTTGGCCTTAGTAACTCCAATGGCATATTTCTGACATTACTAGTGCAGCTTCTAATCATACTTAGCTGTAGGAGCTGCAGAGGTTTCAggttttccttgctgcttttcagTTGTCTGATTAATTTCAACATGGACCCTATTTAAATGGCTCTGATTGCAGGAAATTGCTGCGGCTTGTGACACATGTCACAACAGTGCAGTGATTAAAGCCCCCGCGTGTCATTTACTGACTGATTGAGCTAATCACACTGAGAGAGTGACAAATGTGTGGAAAGGAACTGGTATTCCTTATTGTTCAGGATTTTAAGCATCCTGAATTAAGAGTCCAAATAAATTACAGTTGCACTGGAATTTCTTTCAATTTCCATCCTTCAAAGCTTGGAACCAATACCCAAGTATGTCATCTTAGGAGGCAGAGTTGGCTTGTTCCTTTTTGAAGCTACACTGTAAGAACAAATTGAAGTAGGGACATTTTAAATAGTGTTGACTCTAAGGAGGTACCAAAACTAGCATCTGGATGAACTTTAGTGGCAGAGTCTTTGTTGGGGTGAAGTGTGAATATGAActctttttcttgttcctttctagtacattttctatttctgccAACATGGAGTATACATCATCACTCCAGAATTATAATGATCTCTTATTAACATTGTGTGGTTTTGTGTTACTACTCTGTTACTTCTCCGCAATTAGAAAGAATGAATTTGGAGTCAAATTTCCTAATTTTACAAGTTTCCGCCTCTACTTTCTTGCTGTGTAGGCTTTCTTAACACAAGGGTGAGTTCTGTGTCACAGAACTCTGCTGGGCAAGGCTGACTGTTAGAGTGGCCTGTGACTCATGAGCAGCAGATTTGATATTGACTATGACCCAgtgaaaaaagaaggagaaaaataatttctgaaaaggaagacaatGAAGTTTCTTGGGCAGACATGATTGTGAGATACTGTAGTGCATTTGTATGGCTATTGACTAACTCTCATGCCACTGTTATGCCAGTTTTATGGGTGAGGGGCAGAACCATGAGACTGCGTTGAGATGGCTCAGGCTCATTCCATGGGGCTGCATCCTGTGTCCAGCTGCAAGATCTTCTGTCCACACCCTTTCCATTCTTTGGTTCCAATATGGTTGCAATGGGGAGAATCAATGGGGGAGAATCAATGTCTGCTGCTGATTGTCTGAGTCTGTGTCAGGCAGAGAAGGAACGAAGCTGCTGTTACATCTAGATCTCATAcatgcttgtatttaaaaactcttgtttccttttctcatccTTTAGGTACGGAACCCTGGTCCTTCTATTTCATCAATGGCTTTCTGAATTTCAACGTGGCATTTATTTTGGCGCTGCTTGTGCTGCCACTGACTTATCTCATGGAGTGTCTGCTTCAGAAATTTCATGGTGGGTGCAAGACAGCTGTGAGAGCCAAGTACAGATAGCCCAGATCTCAACCTTGTTACTAAAGGGAGAGCTTGCCTGCCAAAGAGCAGCTTTCCTTTATTGGAAGTGAAAGTAGGTTCAGGGAAAGTCTTTGGAATAATAGGAAAGTTCCTAGAGCTCATTACTCAGTTCAGTATTGACCCCACAATGGAGTTGCTGTGTAGAAAGAACATGCAGTGAGATGCATCTACTCACGTGCTGTCTGCAAAAGGgcagaaacatgtttttctctttaaggaTAATTCCCATGTTCCCTGCTTCCACCTCAAGAAGAACAATTTGTTATGAAGGCTGAACTAGCCATACCCAGAGTCAGCTTAACAAGTTGTATGGTACATAACCTTCAGCCAGACATGCAAATGCATTAGAAATAGCCCCATCAGAAATGTTAAGGGAGAAAGAAACTATGTACCCGTTGTTGTTTGCATCTTATCTGCAGCTGGCAATGGTAGCCTTTAAGAGTTATTTGGGGAACCTTTTGCTGGCTCTTCCAATGTTACTTTTTTATACCACTGCTAGaatgttttctgcagcagcttgAGAGAACAGAGTTACTATTTCCTTTTTGATTGTTGAGGCTGAGCCTACAAATAGGCATCCTCtggtctctgctgctgccatccACGTTGGGACTGAACCTTGACTCTTCTGTGCACTGTGAAAGGCGCTCTTCAACTCGCAGGACTGAGCCCTGGCAGGACAGTCTTGCTACCCCATGCTTTGGGAAGTGTCCCCATAGGTGTGGATATACTGAGAGTAGAGAAAGGAGGAACCAGAATATTCCCTACTTCACGTTGGGCTTTCTCTTAAATGACATCAGTTTAAACACATGACATTTGGCATGTGACTCTAGAGAGGAAAAAGGTGTTGAGGAAGTGTGAAtccttctctgctgttttcctaaGGGAGATTCATTAAGCAtcagcagcagcctccagatTCATCAGTCCAGTTAGTGCTTTGCTCTCTGATTTTTTACTGAGTACAAGAAACAATAACATGATAATCCTTGCTGAAATTGTGTGTTAACGGGTATTTACTTATATCTGTTCCTTGGATATGACTGACATACTGTCAGAAACCAGTAAAAGCTCAGTAGGAGATCCTTTAAATGCAAGATTTCCTGCTGTTCACTTGGTGTTCTTGTTCTTAACAGCAGGAGCAATTCTGCCAAGTACTTTGTTCTTACTGTCTGTGAAATGCCGTTAGCTTAATTGCTTAACTCTGCTGTTGGGAGTAGCAAGGGGGCAGAAAAGGGACTGCAAATTGTCAGGCACTGTAGAACCCTCCTCAGTGTGACTAAAATTCAGGGTAATTGTTGTTATTTTTGAATCAGTTATTTCCTCCGTTAAGCAGAAGGTGCCTGAGAGACCTCTCATGCTGTCATTTTTGTAATGAAGCAATGAAGGTTGTGGAAACTTCAGTCGCTAAACAACCATTTGTAAGTGGAAGGGTAGGTCCAGAGGAGATCCTTTCTGATCTTTGTATGTATAGCATAATACACAGCAGGAAATCTAGTACTTCTGACTACCCATTCAGACCTGTCAATTCTTGATGGGTTTTGTCTCTTGCTTGGATTCAGTAATGCAGTcccttattttctgcttttggtcTTCTAGAGTCTGTTGAATTTGTTAGTATTGTAGGAATCTACAAAAATTCTCTGATCAAAATTCTGTACTGACTGTTTGGACATTACCTGGATTTTAGCAACACAGCTGCTCAGAACATGGTGTGTTTGTGTCTGAAGACAACCGTTTGGGTCTGAAGAATGGGCTTTTGAATGTGAGATATGATTGTGCAAGAGGGGAGTGGGATAAACCCCCCATTACTATTTTGCtgagtgtttgtttctttcagttcagaATCTGGGCCGTCCCTACTGGCTGACACTAGCTCCTATGTACATTTGgatcattattttcttcagtcaGCCCCACAAAGAAGAGAGGTTTCTCTTTCCCATCTATCCCCTCATCTGTCTCTGTGGTGCTGTGGCTCTGTCTGCTCTTCAGGTAAGTTTTAGTGGAACGTGGTTTTTTAATGAGCTTATACCTTTAGGAAGCATAACTGCTAGCTGACTTCTTTAATATCGCTTCCCAAAGTTTGGGAACATCTGCAGAGTATCTGTGTCTGTGACACAATCTACACTGATTACACAGTTCAGGACTGTCCTATGCATAACATTTAATCATTGTCTTTAATCTGTTAGCTGgtacagttttcatttttgaacCATGTTTCATGGATAGGAGTTGAGACTCTGGAAGCAAAATGCACCACGGCTGTTCTAAtactgaagtgtgtgtgtgtgtgtgttgctgaTTTTACAAGTTAAACCATAGTCTTCCTGTACAGTTGATTGAGAGCATGTGTAAAACTATTAGCTCTCTGTAAGATGTgatgtaaaagcaaaaatatttgggATTTCCCTCCTGAATGTTGTACAGAATGAGCTCATCTAATAATCTTGGACTTCAGTGCAGACTGCTTAACAGCCCAGCAAAAAAAGATCAAATTTCATGGCTTTATAAGGTGATCACATTAGGAGCTTGTCTGGGATTGTGTGTAGTGATAAATGGTTGAGAATATTTCCTTGCCACTAATTATTTCATGATGACTTTGAGTTGTTCTCCCATCCCAAGTGGGAATTTCTGGTGAGGAGCAGTTGTGATGTTGTGCCAATACAACATAACGTCCAAGAGATGTCATGAGGATTAGTAACTTGCTTATAGCATTGTGCCTCCTTTGTCTGCTGTTAAGCAAGCTTTAAGGGGcaggaatgtgtgtgtgtaggaAATGCATTCACtgatttgaaaaaggaaaagtgatCTTGTTTAGGCATCGGGAAATTGTGTTGGACATTTAGAAGAGCCAAAAATTGGATGTTTAGTAAATATCATTTGAAACACTTCAGAGTAAAGCACTAATATAGATTGATATAAACCTTCCCAAAGctcaaaattatttatctttccTCTGTTAAAGAGGCGCAGGAATGCAGTCACTAGTCCCTGTTAGAGGCTGTTCCAGCTGTTCGGCCTCATTCTGCTATTACTCCTCTGTCCTGCTATGCACCACTGCTGGCTGTTCCTGTCCTGGGCTCCCCACCAGCATTGCCTGCACCCCTCAAATCACTCTCACTCTTCCCCTGGTCAGTTGCTATTCTGGGTGTTGATCTCCCATCACTGCTGATGCTTTGCAGTGCTAAGCTGGAGCACCCCAGATGAGTTTCAGTCCTTGCATTCGTACAGGATCAAGCTGTACGCAGTGCCTGCAGTTTTATGTCAGCAGTTTTATGGCTCTGACTGAGAATTGCTATGTGCTGTCAGAACATTAATCAGCGGGCGATGGTTTAGGACCTTTGCCAAATATGGCTTTAGGAAAATCTAGTGTATATTTCTGTCCTGCATATTTTAACACTGTTTGATGACATTTTGTCCAGTATTCGGTATCCAGCTGAGAATTTAGAACTGATTGCCCACTAGTAGTACAAGCTTGTCAGAGTCTGCTCCTCCAAACCATGTGGATCTGGCTGTTatgagaaaaatgcaaacaagacAAGAGGAACAGAAACCAGATTAGGATAGGAAGTGAATAATCACTCCTGCAGAAAGGCAGAGCAGGATGGAGGGACCAAGCCAAGTATTGGATGTATTTCCTCCTGCCTATTCCCAGAAAggcttttaaattagaaaaaccTAAAGGGCTTTTCTTTTAACAATTTCAGAGTGGCTTGTGTTTAAAGGTGGATGCAGAATGTGCTCGGTGTTCTTTTATCCACTTCAAAGCTGTAGTTTGTGCAGACAGGGTAAACAACCATAGGTCA
Protein-coding regions in this window:
- the ALG9 gene encoding alpha-1,2-mannosyltransferase ALG9 isoform X2, translated to MAAKGARQRPRAGGGGESARPRSEAAVVEEARLESSGSKAGQVWAPEGSTAFKCLISARFCAALLSNISDCDETFNYWEPTHYLVYGKGFQTWEYSPAYAIRSYAYLWLHALPALFHARVLQTNKVLIFYFLRCFLAFLSCVCELYFYKAVCKKFGLHVSRLMLAFLVLSTGMFCSSAAFLPSSFCMYTTVIAMTGWYMDKTSVAVLGVAAGALLGWPFSAALGLPIAFDLLILKQRWKSFLNWCLVSLILFLVPLVVVDSYYYGKLVVAPLNIVLYNVFTSHGPDLYVQNLGRPYWLTLAPMYIWIIIFFSQPHKEERFLFPIYPLICLCGAVALSALQKCYHFIFQRYRLEHYTVSSNWLALGTVFLFGLLSLSRSVALFRGYHGPLDLYPEFHRIATDPSIHTVPEGRPVNVCVGKEWHRFPSSFLLPDNWQLQFILSEFRGQLPKPFAKGPMATRIIPTDMNDQNKEEPSRYIDISKCHYLVDLDTAAETPREPRYSSNKEEWVTIAYKPFLDASRSSKLLRAFYVPLLSEQYTLYANYTILKSRKSKQTRKKMGG
- the ALG9 gene encoding alpha-1,2-mannosyltransferase ALG9 isoform X3 produces the protein MAAKGARQRPRAGGGGESARPRSEAAVVEEARLESSGSKAGQVWAPEGSTAFKCLISARFCAALLSNISDCDETFNYWEPTHYLVYGKGFQTWEYSPAYAIRSYAYLWLHALPALFHARVLQTNKVLIFYFLRCFLAFLSCVCELYFYKAVCKKFGLHVSRLMLAFLVLSTGMFCSSAAFLPSSFCMYTTVIAMTGWYMDKTSVAVLGVAAGALLGWPFSAALGLPIAFDLLILKQRWKSFLNWCLVSLILFLVPLVVVDSYYYGKLVVAPLNIVLYNVFTSHGPDLYGTEPWSFYFINGFLNFNVAFILALLVLPLTYLMECLLQKFHVQNLGRPYWLTLAPMYIWIIIFFSQPHKEERFLFPIYPLICLCGAVALSALQKCYHFIFQRYRLEHYTVSSNWLALGTVFLFGLLSLSRSVALFRGYHGPLDLYPEFHRIATDPSIHTVPEGRPVNVCVGKEWHRFPSSFLLPDNWQLQFILSEFRGQLPKPFAKGPMATRIIPTDMNDQNKEEPSRYIDISKCHYLVDLDTAAETPREPRYSSNKEEWVTIAYKPFLDASRSSKLLRAFYVPLLSEQYTLYANYTILKSRKSKQTRKKMGG
- the ALG9 gene encoding alpha-1,2-mannosyltransferase ALG9 isoform X1; translated protein: MAAKGARQRPRAGGGGESARPRSEAAVVEEARLESSGSKAGQVWAPEGSTAFKCLISARFCAALLSNISDCDETFNYWEPTHYLVYGKGFQTWEYSPAYAIRSYAYLWLHALPALFHARVLQTNKVLIFYFLRCFLAFLSCVCELYFYKAVCKKFGLHVSRLMLAFLVLSTGMFCSSAAFLPSSFCMYTTVIAMTGWYMDKTSVAVLGVAAGALLGWPFSAALGLPIAFDLLILKQRWKSFLNWCLVSLILFLVPLVVVDSYYYGKLVVAPLNIVLYNVFTSHGPDLYGTEPWSFYFINGFLNFNVAFILALLVLPLTYLMECLLQKFHVQNLGRPYWLTLAPMYIWIIIFFSQPHKEERFLFPIYPLICLCGAVALSALQRYRLEHYTVSSNWLALGTVFLFGLLSLSRSVALFRGYHGPLDLYPEFHRIATDPSIHTVPEGRPVNVCVGKEWHRFPSSFLLPDNWQLQFILSEFRGQLPKPFAKGPMATRIIPTDMNDQNKEEPSRYIDISKCHYLVDLDTAAETPREPRYSSNKEEWVTIAYKPFLDASRSSKLLRAFYVPLLSEQYTLYANYTILKSRKSKQTRKKMGG